The Qipengyuania oceanensis genome includes the window GCGGAACGATCGATTATGTCGTATCGGGCGGCATGGAGAGCATGACCAACGCCCCCTACCTGCTCAAGAAGCACCGCTCGGGCGCGCGGATCGGCCACGACACGGCCTATGACCACATGTTCCTCGACGGGCTGGAAGACGCCTACGAGGAAGGCCGTGCGATGGGCACTTTCGCGCAGGAAACCGCCAACGAATACCAGATGACGCGCGAAGAGATGGACGAGTATTCCATCGAGAGCCTCCGCCGCGCCAATGCCGCCATCGAAAGCGGCGCCTTTGCCGACGAGGTCGTGCCGGTGACCTTCTCGACCCGGGGCGGCGACGTGACCGTGGAGCATGACGAGCAGCCCGGACGCGGCAAGCCGGACAAGATCCCGACGCTGCGCCCGGCTTTCGCCAAGGACGGAACCATCACGGCCGCGACATCGAGCTCGATTTCGGATGGCGCCGCAGCCGTCGTGCTAACCCGCGAAAGCGTTGCCAAGGAAAACGGCCATCAGCCCGTCGCCAGGATCGTGGCCATGGCTGCCCACGCCCAGGAGCCCGCCAAGTTCACCACCGCCCCGATCGGGGCGATCGAAAAGGTGCTGAAGCAAGCCGGCTGGAGCGCCGACGAGGTCGACTTGTGGGAAGTCAACGAGGCGTTCGCCTGCGTCGCCATGTTCGCGATGCGCGACATCGGCATCCCGCACGACAAGATCAACGTCAACGGCGGCGGCACCGCGCTAGGCCATCCGATTGGCGCCAGCGGCACACGGATCATCGTGACGCTGCTGAATGCGCTCAAGCAGCAGGGCAAGACCAAGGGCGTCGCCTCGCTGTGCATCGGCGGTGGCGAGGCGACTGCGGTGGCGGTCGAGCTGGTCTAGCCGCTCGCATTCATGATTCGCTCTCGGGCTGCCATCGTGGTATGTCCCCAGTTCTTCGTTCCGGGTCCGAAGGTGGGGAGACACGTAATGAAGAACTTGATTGCAGCAACATCCGTATTCTTGATCGCGGCCTGTTCGGAGCCGGCAGCAGAAGCGCCGGTCGACGACGAGGTAGTGGTCGAGGAAACCGCAAGCGCGATGGCAGCCGTCGGCGGTCCCGGTACCTACGAGGTTACTTACGCGGATGGCAGCATCGGCACCGTGACATCGACGGCCGACAACACCTTCACCGCTACCGTTGGCGACCAGACCGTGAACGGCACGGTTTCCGAAGCCGACGGCAAGGTCTGTTTCGACTTCGAGGCCGAAGACATGGAAACGCGATGCTGGACCAACGGCGATGTGGCCGCGGACGGATCGTGGAGCTCGACCGCGGATGACGGCGAAGTCGTCACCGTGCGTCCCGCAGATGCCGCTGCACAACCGGCAGCCTGAACCGACAACTCGATGAGACGAAGGCGGCCCCGCTTGGGGTCGCCTTTGTCGCGGTTCGTCAGGGGTCGCCGTCGCCCCAGAGACGTTCTGCATCGACCCAGCCCTTGTGCCCCGCAACATCGAGCTGGCACCAATTGCCCTCGCACTTGCCGAGACTGCCGACCACGCCGGGCTCGAGATTCCAGAGCATCCTGCCCGCACCTCCCGGTTCGGAGCGCATCTCTGCCTCGCCCTCGCCGATCACCAGCGCGTGGCGATCGGGCGTCAGCAGACGCGCGACGACCCAGCCTTGCGCGCCGTCGACATCCTGGACCAGGCGCCACCCTTCGCGCATCCGGATGACCCGGACCGGCAATCCCTGCCGGTGATAGACCCACTCGATCTTGTATTCCGCGCTCGGCCCAACGCGCATGTTCACTTCCTCGGCACGCATCGCCGCCCAATAGGGTAGCTCGCGATCCTGCGAGGCAGCCGGGGCTGCAACGACGAGGGATGCGATCATGGCAAGGAATGTCCGGGTAAGCATCGCTGCCCGATACACGCGCACGAATGCAAATTCATCAATTTCCTGTTGTCGCCCGCTTGACCGGCTCGCCGCCCTACCCCAATCCCGGCCCATGCCCAAACAGCCACAGGACAGCCAGCGTCGCATCGAAGGCACGCCGCGCGTGATCGTCACCCGCCACCTGATGCCTTCGGTCGAGGCGCGGATGGAAGAGCTCTTCGACTGCCGGCTCAATCGCGAGGACAGGCCGATGAGCCGGGACGAGCTGGTGGCCGCCATGCAGGACTGCGACATCCTCGTGCCGACAGTGACGGACACGATCGACGGCGAAATGATCGCGGCAGCCGGCGACCGTTTGCGCCTGATCGCCAATTTCGGGGCCGGGACCGATCATCTCGATCTCAGGGCCTGTG containing:
- a CDS encoding SH3 domain-containing protein, whose translation is MLTRTFLAMIASLVVAAPAASQDRELPYWAAMRAEEVNMRVGPSAEYKIEWVYHRQGLPVRVIRMREGWRLVQDVDGAQGWVVARLLTPDRHALVIGEGEAEMRSEPGGAGRMLWNLEPGVVGSLGKCEGNWCQLDVAGHKGWVDAERLWGDGDP
- a CDS encoding thiolase family protein gives rise to the protein MTQFAANDPVVILSYARTPMGGMQGALSDVSATDLGATAVKAAVERSGVPGEKFDRAYMGCVLPAGLGQAPARQAMVKAGLPKSVQATTVNKVCGSGMQTVIMGAEALASGTIDYVVSGGMESMTNAPYLLKKHRSGARIGHDTAYDHMFLDGLEDAYEEGRAMGTFAQETANEYQMTREEMDEYSIESLRRANAAIESGAFADEVVPVTFSTRGGDVTVEHDEQPGRGKPDKIPTLRPAFAKDGTITAATSSSISDGAAAVVLTRESVAKENGHQPVARIVAMAAHAQEPAKFTTAPIGAIEKVLKQAGWSADEVDLWEVNEAFACVAMFAMRDIGIPHDKINVNGGGTALGHPIGASGTRIIVTLLNALKQQGKTKGVASLCIGGGEATAVAVELV